The genomic segment GGCGGCGGGACCGGCACGGGCGCGGCGCCGATCATCGCGAAGGTCGCGGCCGAGCAGGGCGCGCTGACGGTCGGGATCGTCACGAAGCCCTTCCTCTTCGAGGGGGGCAAGCGCATGAAGCAGGCCGAGCGGGGGATGCGCGACCTGCGCGACCACGTCGACACCCTGATCACCGTCCCGAACCAGCGCCTTCTCTCGTTCGTCGAGCGCGACACGACGCATCTCGAGGCCTTTCGCATCGCCGACGACATCCTCCGCCAGGCGATCCAGGGGATCTCGGACCTGATCACGTCGCCGGGAGAGATCAACCTCGACTTCGCGGACGTGAAGAAGATCATGTCCGACATGGGCCGGGCGCTGATGGGAACGGGGGTCGCCTCGGGCGAGAACCGCGCGGTCTCGGCGGCGCAGGCCGCGATCTCGTCGCCGCTCCTGGAGGACGCTTCGATCGACGGCGCCCGCGGCGTCCTGATGAACATCACGGGCGGCCCGGACATGACGCTGTACGAGATCAACGAGGCGGCCGAGATCATCCAGCGCGCCGCCGACCCGGATGCCGAGATCATCTTCGGATGCGTCACGGACGAGCGGATGGCGGGATCGGTGAAGGTGACGGTCATCGCGACGGGTTTCGACTCCGAGCACGACCGGCCGAAGGCGCTCGCGGATCTGGACGACGAGCCCGAGCCGGCCCCCGCCAAGCGCGCGCACTTCATGCGGAGCGACGATCCGACCGGTTTCGGCCCCAACGCCTCGGCGCGGGAGGACTTCGACATCCCGACGGTGCT from the Thermoanaerobaculia bacterium genome contains:
- the ftsZ gene encoding cell division protein FtsZ, with amino-acid sequence MITFDDESEKRLAIELEDTESAPARIRVLGVGGGGSNAVNRMISAGIRGIEFIACNTDLQALRKSLAPHKIQLGSRLTKGLGAGADPEIGKNAALEDLDKLNALLAGSDMVFIAAGLGGGTGTGAAPIIAKVAAEQGALTVGIVTKPFLFEGGKRMKQAERGMRDLRDHVDTLITVPNQRLLSFVERDTTHLEAFRIADDILRQAIQGISDLITSPGEINLDFADVKKIMSDMGRALMGTGVASGENRAVSAAQAAISSPLLEDASIDGARGVLMNITGGPDMTLYEINEAAEIIQRAADPDAEIIFGCVTDERMAGSVKVTVIATGFDSEHDRPKALADLDDEPEPAPAKRAHFMRSDDPTGFGPNASAREDFDIPTVLRRQMD